A single window of Leptolyngbya ohadii IS1 DNA harbors:
- a CDS encoding STAS domain-containing protein, with protein sequence MAIAVAQTLHQTQSGQPIAVLIPTGRLDITTASQFRLKLQDCIAKVSPHVIINLSQVSFIDSSGLAVLVAGMRDADNSNGSFRLCDVHPEARLVFEVTMMDSVFQIFDTEREALAEVAVM encoded by the coding sequence ATGGCAATCGCAGTCGCGCAAACCCTGCATCAAACTCAGTCTGGTCAGCCGATCGCCGTTCTAATCCCCACTGGACGGCTGGACATTACCACGGCATCCCAATTTCGCCTAAAGCTTCAGGACTGTATTGCGAAAGTTAGTCCCCATGTGATCATCAACTTAAGCCAGGTGAGCTTTATCGACAGTTCGGGTTTAGCGGTGCTTGTGGCTGGAATGCGAGATGCTGACAATAGCAACGGTTCTTTTCGTCTCTGCGATGTACATCCAGAAGCGAGATTGGTATTTGAAGTCACGATGATGGACTCAGTGTTCCAGATTTTTGATACGGAAAGAGAGGCGCTTGCAGAAGTCGCAGTCATGTAA
- the ndhN gene encoding NAD(P)H-quinone oxidoreductase subunit N produces the protein MALITTGKDFIRGLESTGALGVSVPLEGGHEGRYQRRLRAAGYGMMHITARGLGDLPAYLLRTHGVRPPHLGKKTTGREGAVGYVYYLPPAIQSQLEALPKDSKGLVIWLIEGFVLSQQELEFLTTLPTIEPKVKVVVEMGGARSFVWKPLKDYVAAA, from the coding sequence ATGGCATTAATTACGACTGGAAAGGATTTTATTCGCGGACTAGAGTCCACTGGCGCACTCGGCGTTTCTGTGCCCCTGGAAGGCGGACATGAAGGGCGGTATCAGCGACGGCTCCGGGCAGCGGGCTATGGCATGATGCATATTACGGCGAGAGGGCTGGGCGATTTGCCTGCCTACCTGCTGCGGACTCATGGCGTGCGTCCTCCCCATCTGGGCAAGAAAACGACCGGACGGGAAGGGGCAGTGGGCTATGTGTATTACCTGCCGCCTGCAATTCAGTCTCAGCTTGAGGCACTGCCCAAGGATTCTAAAGGGCTGGTGATCTGGCTGATTGAAGGATTTGTGCTGTCTCAGCAGGAGCTAGAGTTTTTAACCACGCTGCCGACGATCGAACCCAAGGTAAAGGTTGTTGTGGAAATGGGGGGTGCCCGCAGCTTCGTTTGGAAACCCTTAAAAGACTATGTTGCAGCTGCTTAG